A portion of the Cryptomeria japonica chromosome 5, Sugi_1.0, whole genome shotgun sequence genome contains these proteins:
- the LOC131077722 gene encoding uncharacterized protein LOC131077722 has translation MAVRRQPLAVIQDENAEINRGKTNVAKSGGLKVQQTDVSDRKTLANITNKLKTLPNLGVATPSTLRNGKGGISVRVDPELSGKSGVKGRTVPRTPLGNIENVDSSVQKGKTIEENKAHSKNVKWGPNPNYEVTEEMKQQAEIWAREGIEKCHFTGKDMDALHEKMAEEEVNRRVAQALSYRSEIPCWLPSALVEPTEIKDCLELVPEEDLLTNFSSSFHGKEQHKEQQDIDYDESFYEFLDILLASKGPPVE, from the exons ATGGCAGTAAGAAGGCAGCCGCTGGCAGTAATCCAAGATGAAAACGCCGAAATCAATAGAG GCAAGACGAATGTGGCTAAATCTGGCGGGCTGAAGGTGCAGCAGACAGATGTATCGGACCGGAAAACACTAGCAAACATCACAAACAAACTCAAAACCCTGCCAAATTTAGGGGTTGCCACTCCAAGTACATTACGCAATGGCAAGGGTGGAATTAGCGTTAGGGTGGATCCAGAACTTTCGGGGAAATCTGGGGTAAAGGGCCGAACTGTGCCTCGGACTCCTTTGGGAAATATCGAAAATGTAGATTCCTCCGTACAAAAGGGCAAGACAATTGAGGAGAATAAAGCTCATTCAAAGAATGTAAAATGGGGTCCTAATCCTAATTATGAGGTCACTGAGGAGATGAAGCAGCAGGCGGAGATTTGGGCTCGCGAGGGGATTGAGAAGTGCCATTTTACAGGAAAAGACATGGACGCTCTCCATGAGAAGATGGCAGAGGAAG AGGTGAACAGGCGAGTTGCTCAGGCTCTAAGCTACAGATCTGAGATTCCATGTTGGCTTCCTAGTGCTCTCGTAGAG CCGACTGAAATTAAAGACTGTCTTGAGTTAGTCCCAGAGGAAGATCTGCTCActaacttttcttcttctttccatg GTAAGGAGCAGCATAAGGAGCAGCAAGACATTGACTACGATGAGTCATTCTATGAATTCCTTGATATTTTGTTGGCGTCCAAAGGGCCACCTGTTGAATGA